The Fusarium falciforme chromosome 14, complete sequence sequence CTCGTGCCTGTGAGGCGATAAGTTAGAGTGTGCAGTACTGCCCAGCTTTGGGAGGTCCTTACGAATACCGTCCACCACAGCCGCCGCCGAAGGCCCAGGTCTATTCCCGCCACCTGTGCCGCTTCCTCTGTAGGCTCACGATGTATGTTCATCTGTTGAGCGTGTCTGATGATGGCCGACGTccaccaccaagaagaaTGACGATGTGCTATCGAGGGTGGCCGGGGAGCCCACCAGTAAAATAGTGAGATGGCCTTGAGTGCAGTGAGCATATCTGCCTCCTCGTCGTTGTAGAATATCATGCGAGCTTTCTGATAATACTCAGCTGGTCCCTCATGCTTGACCAAAGGTGGCTGAACATGACTTGCGGCGAGTGCAAGTGCATTGGCTAGCATAGGTGACCTCTCTAGATCCGCTTCCAAGGCGTCGCGGTCGAGCACGGGACACCATGGATAGCAGTACTTAAAGTAGGTCTCTGAAAAGCTCTGTTGGAGTTCTTGCTGCCGAGGGTCCGATGACGGGTTGTCCATGTCTAGGCTGGCCAGAAGCTCTTGTTGCTCCGCGTCGAGCTGGTTCTCGGGCCCATAGACTTGTAGAAATCCGGTgtcgacatcaccaccatggctTCGCCCGCCACCCTCAGTGGGCGACGCGCTTGGCTGGGTTCCTTGGTACGAGCTTGGTCCAGGGGGGTCCTCAATCGCTATCGCCGTGTACGGTATCTCTGGCTGAGAGGCTCTAGCAGAGGACGGAGTTGGGACCATGGCCTGGTTGCTTAGATCGTTGCCAGGGGCTGCGACCATGGGCTCCGGTGCATCAACTTGGCCATCGTCTTGATGTTGAATGTCAGCAATAGTGCAACGTGACCATCATGAACAAATCGGGCTCACCAATAGTCGCCAAATGGTCAAGCTGAGCTTCACTCTCATCCTGGTTCTGAGCCGTCACCCTCTGGCGCGTCTTCCCTCTCCTCGAGGGCCTGAGATGGCAGTCCTGGTCCTGACCCTCACAGTTGGTACATCTTGCTTCCCCCTTGGTCCTTCGGCCCTGAAGCAGCAAATTAGCACACTCGGCCGTGCCAGAAGATCCCACTGAACTCACCTGCAAGTCGCACTTGATCTTCTTAGAGtggcagaagaagcagacgACCTCAGCACGCTTCCGCTTCGGCTGATGAGCTGCAAAGCGGAGCCACTTGTCTGACATTGCCGAGCACGGTGAAGGAGTCGGTCTTTGGTGGAgggttgatggatgatgtGTTGCCGGAATGGACGGTTGCATCCAAGGTAGATTGCCGAGAGGAATGCGGGGAAACCATAACGGGGGAAAAACATAACCGCATCGAGGTACGTAGCGCTACGTAACTAGGCTAGGTCTCGGCAACGAACTCTGCGAATTGAATGAGGAGGCGGTGTTAATCCTTGGCATAAGTGCTGGCCGGACTTCTGCATTAACCTCGGTTACGTGGCTTATATTAACGTATTTCTCGCTGAAATCACACGATACGAAGTGTCACGGAAGCATCAAGGTTGATTAATGCATGCGGAACTATCTACGAATTTCCCGGTTGAGCCAGGCAACCCAGACCACCACAGAAATGACTCCAAATTCCATCCACCAAGTCGTCGCCCGCCATTCAGAGAATGTATCGGAATTGCATGTTCTGACTTGTTAGCCTGCTTCTGTATGGGATGAATACTTCAAGACTTGCCTTCTTATCAGTAAGATCGTCGTCGTAGGCATGGTCGAATCCTTCCATGACCCCAGCGGCATCACGCTTGCGGTTCGACCACACACATAGAAACCGGTAGATAATGGCGAGAACGGCAGCGGCAAGAGCAGTAACAACTACAACAATAAACCCCGAGGTATAACGGGGGGCATCTTCTTTCTTGAAGACCAGAGGACCAACGAAATTGCCTGCAAATCGCACATGAGCGTCCCATCCGTCTTAGCTTGAAAGAGAAGCAACTCACCCAGGCAATATCCAATGTAGAGACCAGAAGAAGCGACAGAGCGCTTGGTGTAGCCGGCAGTGTTGGCAATCTGCTGTCCCATGAGCACCGCATAACCACCGCCAACAGACGGCAGGATGTAGCATGCAAAGAGCAAACCACCTGTTGCCGACTGCGGCAGCTTCCACAGCAAAAGAGCTGCAAAGGTCGTGCCCAGCTGTGCCGCAAAGACTAGGTATGATCTGATGTTCATGAATCGGTAAGCCAGGTAAGGCATGACGAGCATGAGAGTGCCGGCATAGGCGCCAGCGGGCATCGAGATGAGTAGGGAGTTGACAGTGCTGAAGCCGAAGccattgatgatgatgggcacAAAGGTCGAGATGGGTCCGTTGGCAATCATGGAAAGGAACGCAATGGCAAACACGACCCAGAATTTGCAGTCTACCAGGAGCTCCCAGATCTGAGAAACCTTGAGATGAGTGTTGCGGACGCCAGAGTTGTTGCTCCTCAGTCTAGCCACGAGGATGTACCGCTCTCTCTCGT is a genomic window containing:
- a CDS encoding Zn(2)-C6 fungal-type domain-containing protein, with product MSDKWLRFAAHQPKRKRAEVVCFFCHSKKIKCDLQGRRTKGEARCTNCEGQDQDCHLRPSRRGKTRQRVTAQNQDESEAQLDHLATIDDGQVDAPEPMVAAPGNDLSNQAMVPTPSSARASQPEIPYTAIAIEDPPGPSSYQGTQPSASPTEGGGRSHGGDVDTGFLQVYGPENQLDAEQQELLASLDMDNPSSDPRQQELQQSFSETYFKYCYPWCPVLDRDALEADLERSPMLANALALAASHVQPPLVKHEGPAEYYQKARMIFYNDEEADMLTALKAISLFYWWAPRPPSIAHRHSSWWWTSAIIRHAQQMNIHREPTEEAAQVAGIDLGLRRRLWWTVFARERLTSLCQSKPCIICPEDMNIREPQPEDFPCDATSQKKGRIFLYWVRLCAIIGRVSKVLSQSSSAPFPADLRQELVNWVQTLPPDLQLSIGSSRTVSFDRDVHQLHLPYLTTVIIIHLQRTAPDLPQALPPAILAASCIARILRDILSRGNARFLMAITCWYCGTAFIALLQASRIKQFSQEAEEGLDILEQAVGQLQKMWASANVIRQGFERLRSLPRTMIQSGRPKPAAAHGDGLPDEFNWILLFPFVTRSTSRIADDLIADKELGTAVTALPSPENGVFHHDLLEGYQDLLEPFVDYTFDFSTLGFETS
- a CDS encoding MFS domain-containing protein, with translation MSDKEAPVKHQESVDDGSIQGTQTVDTLHRDEALRVLQAYQGDESWSDEEEKKLRRKIDWKLMPILCVTYGLQYYDKAMLGQAALFGLREDLDLLTGSRYSFSASIFYLGFIVGAYPAMVLAQRYPIERVASGIVTLWGICLILTVVCTGYKTLYVQRFFLGLLESGISPMFMLIVGSFYKKNEQAMRMGIWYSCTGYVSVFSPLVNYGLGLINGGKSSWRYMYYFSGAITIAWGILLVLVLPPDPVRARGFNERERYILVARLRSNNSGVRNTHLKVSQIWELLVDCKFWVVFAIAFLSMIANGPISTFVPIIINGFGFSTVNSLLISMPAGAYAGTLMLVMPYLAYRFMNIRSYLVFAAQLGTTFAALLLWKLPQSATGGLLFACYILPSVGGGYAVLMGQQIANTAGYTKRSVASSGLYIGYCLGNFVGPLVFKKEDAPRYTSGFIVVVVTALAAAVLAIIYRFLCVWSNRKRDAAGVMEGFDHAYDDDLTDKKASLEVFIPYRSRLTSQNMQFRYIL